From the Vanessa cardui chromosome 18, ilVanCard2.1, whole genome shotgun sequence genome, one window contains:
- the LOC124537167 gene encoding CWF19-like protein 1 — MSEKQKTLVCGNVNGNFNTLFSRVDSIVKKSGSFELLLCVGNFFGSDNSQLDAYRMGTRKVPVTTYVFGPSNSEHVPYYCDEGSEIVPNVIYMGRRGIFTTSSDVKIAYLTGLSRRELGKDIQNCTFEPSDCSAVRDACFRGQSEYRGVDMLITTLWPAGIQQDECQKAEVEPERLSDLISWLSIHIKPRYHFAPSEKYFERQPYRNQSVHQDYKECATRFIALAPVGNKMKEKWIYACSLQPITKMRMTDLLQSTTDETACPYNPDLLNQHQPGKVVKVSGNGQFFFNMDAPDDNHGKRKRKDGDNPERKRKELDPDTCWFCLSSPTVEKHLVISVGSHCYLALPKGPLTPFHVLILPIAHHQSVTKAPDEVVDEIDKFKETLKKFYASMDKLVVFFERNYRTPHMQIQCVPVPPACSDQILEVFQDEAGLHSVSLETLPPYTRVSQVALAGAPYFHAELPTGDQLYARTRQHFPLQFGRDVLSSPPILNCEDKADWRQCLLSREEEDSLVAVFREKFKPFDFTADTSDSDSD; from the exons ATGTCAGAGAAGCAGAAAAC GCTGGTTTGTGGCAATGTTAATGGAAACTTCAATACATTATTTTCCCGCGTTGACTCAATAGTTAAAAAATCTGGATCTTTCGAGCTACTTCTGTGTGTGGGAAACTTCTTTGGTTCAGATAATTCCCAATTAGATGCTTACCGTATGGGAACAAGAAAAG tTCCTGTAACAACTTATGTGTTTGGTCCATCAAATAGTGAACATGTACCATACTACTGCGATGAGGGATCTGAAATAGTTCCAAATGTTATATACAtgg GCAGAAGAGGTATTTTTACTACAAGTTCTGATGtcaaaatagcctatttaacTGGCCTGTCTCGTCGGGAACTTGGTAAAGACATACAAAATTGCACATTTGAACCAAGTGACTGCAGTGCAGTCCGGGATGCTTGTTTTAGAGGGCAAAGTGAATACCGAGGTGTAGACATGTTGATTACCACACTCTGGCCGGCTGGAATACAACAAGATGAATGTCAAAAG GCAGAAGTGGAGCCAGAGAGATTATCAGATTTAATATCTTGGCTATCCATCCACATTAAGCCAAGATATCACTTTGCACCGTCAGAGAAATATTTCGAAAGGCAACCCTATCG AAATCAAAGTGTTCATCAAGACTACAAAGAGTGTGCAACAAGGTTTATTGCTTTAGCTCCTGTTGGAAACAAAATGAAAGAGAAGTGGATATATGCCTGTTCCCTTCAACCCATCACTAAGATGAGGATGACGGACCTCCTACAAAGCACGACAGACGAAACTGCATGTCCATATAATCCTGATTTATTGAATCAACATCAGCCAGGGAAAGTTGTTAAG GTATCCGGAAATGGTCAGTTCTTCTTCAATATGGACGCTCCAGATGACAACCACGGGAAGAGGAAAAGAAAAGATGGCGACAATCCAGAACGAAAAAGAAAAGAATTAGATCCAG ATACATGCTGGTTCTGCTTGTCGTCTCCAACGGTGGAGAAACACTTGGTGATCAGTGTGGGCAGCCACTGCTACCTCGCGCTGCCAAAGGGTCCACTCACACCCTTCCATGTGCTCATACTGCCCATTGCGCACCATCAATCCGTAACCAAG GCTCCGGATGAAGTTGTCGATGAGATAGACAAATTCAAAGAGACACTGAAGAAGTTCTACGCGTCGATGGACAAGCTTGTCGTGTTCTTCGAGCGGAACTACCGCACGCCGCACATGCAGATACAGTGCGTGCCCGTGCCGCCCGCCTGCAGCGACCAGATACTCGAAGTCTTCCAG GACGAGGCGGGCTTGCACAGCGTGTCGCTGGAGACGCTGCCGCCGTACACGCGCGTGTCGCAGGTGGCGCTGGCGGGCGCGCCCTACTTCCACGCCGAGCTGCCGACCGGCGACCAGCTTTACGCGCGAACCCGCCAGCACTTCCCGCTGCAGTTCGGCAG GGACGTGTTATCCAGTCCTCCGATATTAAATTGCGAGGACAAGGCTGACTGGAGGCAGTGCCTGCTGAGTCGCGAGGAAGAAGACTCGCTTGTAGCTGTGTTTAGGGAGAAGTTTAAACCATTCGACTTCACAGCGGACACCAGTGACAGTGATAGTGACTAA